In the Devosia sp. SL43 genome, one interval contains:
- a CDS encoding M24 family metallopeptidase produces the protein MNMHAPAGTRRIEELLSDFQPDFDFKAPLPLPLEEYEERLRRIRREAVLAGHDALVIHTDMVGWFHTSNAYLRYVCDWMREGVLIIPTDSDKPITLLSFFTQAVILPPGGEPMLVEDIWQIGAIGREYADRPGSSIALTAQHCANLLAKLGLSKGQIGRLGDRTSLEFWRYLEQGMPSAKFVGDNAIIDRMQKLRSPREVEMFRAAAQLISIGTQAAYHVTRPGVTDAEIYAAFSLAQLARGGETGDGYQIGINEYGTHCGKPYGHVVRPGDLINLYISNVTYRGYTAQTARMIAVGEITARQEKVLAACTEGVKRAEKLIRPGTLISEVNNAAFSSYIEHGMLDAPDARTMPYNWSTADDGGPRLLPRQYVPDADWEAQGRKLMHVYPATHGPHNPNLGHSVGMAGAQNSFNVSSHNFDRLEEGMIFVLHTQWLESQSAGCNIGDCYLVTKDGFENLSRHTPLEAHRIAA, from the coding sequence ATGAACATGCATGCACCCGCCGGCACCCGCCGGATCGAAGAGCTGTTGTCCGATTTCCAGCCCGATTTCGACTTCAAGGCGCCGCTGCCGCTGCCGCTCGAAGAGTATGAGGAGCGCCTGCGCCGCATCCGCCGCGAGGCCGTACTCGCCGGTCACGACGCGCTGGTGATCCATACCGACATGGTCGGCTGGTTCCATACCTCCAACGCCTACCTGCGCTATGTCTGCGACTGGATGCGCGAAGGCGTGCTGATCATCCCGACCGACAGCGACAAGCCGATCACCCTGCTGTCCTTCTTCACCCAAGCGGTCATCCTGCCACCCGGCGGCGAGCCCATGCTGGTCGAGGATATCTGGCAGATCGGCGCCATCGGCCGCGAATATGCCGACCGTCCCGGCTCGTCGATAGCATTGACTGCCCAGCACTGCGCCAATCTGCTGGCTAAGCTGGGCCTCTCAAAGGGCCAGATCGGTCGCCTCGGCGACCGCACCTCGCTCGAATTCTGGCGCTACCTCGAACAGGGCATGCCATCAGCCAAGTTCGTCGGCGACAATGCCATCATCGACCGTATGCAGAAACTGCGTAGCCCACGCGAGGTGGAAATGTTCCGCGCCGCCGCCCAGCTCATCAGCATCGGCACCCAGGCCGCCTATCACGTTACACGTCCTGGCGTCACCGACGCCGAAATCTATGCCGCCTTCAGCTTGGCGCAGCTTGCCCGTGGCGGCGAGACCGGCGACGGCTACCAGATCGGCATCAACGAATACGGTACCCATTGCGGCAAGCCCTATGGCCATGTCGTCCGCCCCGGCGACCTGATCAATCTCTACATCTCCAACGTCACCTATCGCGGCTATACGGCCCAGACGGCACGTATGATTGCTGTCGGCGAGATCACTGCCCGGCAGGAAAAGGTGCTCGCGGCCTGTACCGAGGGCGTCAAGCGCGCCGAAAAGCTGATCAGGCCCGGTACGCTGATCAGCGAAGTGAACAACGCCGCCTTCTCGTCCTATATCGAACACGGCATGCTTGATGCCCCCGACGCCCGCACCATGCCCTACAACTGGAGCACCGCCGACGACGGCGGTCCGCGCCTGCTGCCGCGCCAGTATGTTCCGGACGCAGATTGGGAAGCGCAGGGGCGCAAGCTGATGCACGTCTATCCGGCGACGCACGGCCCGCATAACCCGAACCTTGGACACTCGGTCGGCATGGCCGGCGCACAGAACAGCTTCAACGTCTCGTCGCATAATTTCGACCGGCTGGAAGAGGGCATGATCTTCGTGCTGCATACCCAATGGCTGGAGTCCCAGTCCGCCGGCTGCAACATCGGCGACTGCTATCTCGTGACCAAGGATGGCTTCGAAAACCTCAGCCGTCATACGCCGCTCGAAGCGCATCGGATCGCCGCCTGA
- a CDS encoding GntR family transcriptional regulator: MRKPTRKKPSPAAEMVTDIEEAEDVTDRICATLATAIGEGALKPGSKIIEEAIAEHFGVSRTVVRGALGVLQRDRLLERKRNRGTFVAEPSIEEAKQLFEARRALERTTLELVTQRITPADLDRLEALTDEELRIYHADHNAPKSASVGQFHVELSRIAGNDVLSEMLAKLVARLSLVMALYEDERADDCGAEHHRAIVAALRENNLKKAQDLMDTHLGDIEGRVKLTEGQGERHSFVSLLETFSRA, encoded by the coding sequence ATGCGTAAGCCGACAAGGAAAAAGCCGTCGCCAGCGGCGGAAATGGTGACCGATATCGAGGAAGCCGAGGATGTGACGGACCGCATCTGCGCCACCCTGGCTACGGCTATCGGTGAAGGGGCGCTGAAGCCTGGCAGCAAGATCATCGAGGAAGCCATCGCCGAGCATTTCGGCGTGAGCCGGACCGTGGTCCGTGGCGCGCTCGGCGTGCTGCAGCGCGACCGCCTGCTTGAGCGCAAGCGTAACCGCGGCACATTCGTCGCCGAGCCCTCAATCGAAGAGGCCAAACAGCTCTTCGAAGCACGACGAGCCCTGGAGCGGACGACGCTGGAGCTGGTCACGCAGCGCATCACCCCCGCCGATCTCGACCGGCTGGAAGCCCTCACTGACGAGGAGCTTCGCATTTATCACGCCGACCACAACGCTCCCAAGAGCGCGTCGGTGGGGCAGTTCCACGTCGAGCTGTCGCGCATCGCCGGTAACGATGTGCTGTCCGAAATGCTGGCAAAGCTGGTCGCTCGCCTATCCCTGGTGATGGCGCTCTACGAGGACGAACGCGCCGACGATTGCGGTGCTGAGCATCATCGAGCGATAGTTGCGGCCCTGCGAGAAAACAATCTGAAGAAGGCCCAGGACCTGATGGACACGCACCTGGGCGACATCGAAGGCCGGGTGAAACTCACCGAAGGCCAAGGTGAACGGCACAGCTTCGTGTCTCTTTTGGAGACTTTCAGCCGCGCGTGA
- a CDS encoding ABC transporter permease — MARVSSNPLPALLYKLFVFGFGTLCLAFLVAPIALALATSFTGGQTLKFPPEGFSLRWYEALLDPVRSSTEHIAAFNSLKIAALAVLGALLFAVPAAIGASRVGRRTANSVEPLLLSPLVLPSLVYGLAALIVANLIGIRPSLWLTVAGHIVVFGPLMYRAVAVVAQGLDPSLEEASTLMGASWLTTLRRVTLPLLLPGILAGAFLVFIQSLDNVSISLFLADPSTTVLPLRMFALIEEGLDVRVAAMSGILIVVVLIGLLIGRRALGKSQTS; from the coding sequence ATGGCTAGAGTTTCGTCCAATCCGCTGCCCGCACTGCTCTACAAGCTGTTCGTCTTCGGCTTCGGCACGCTGTGTCTGGCCTTCCTGGTTGCACCGATCGCACTGGCCCTCGCCACCTCCTTCACCGGTGGCCAGACGCTGAAGTTCCCGCCGGAAGGCTTCTCGCTGCGCTGGTATGAGGCGTTGCTCGATCCGGTGCGCTCATCGACGGAGCACATCGCCGCATTCAACTCGCTCAAGATCGCGGCTCTGGCAGTACTCGGGGCCCTGCTGTTCGCCGTGCCGGCCGCCATCGGTGCCAGCCGTGTCGGGCGCCGGACCGCCAATTCGGTCGAACCACTGCTGCTGTCGCCGCTGGTGTTGCCGAGCCTGGTCTACGGCCTGGCCGCGCTGATCGTCGCCAACCTGATCGGCATCCGCCCGTCGCTGTGGCTCACGGTTGCCGGGCACATCGTGGTCTTCGGACCGCTGATGTACCGCGCTGTCGCCGTGGTCGCACAGGGTCTCGACCCATCGCTCGAGGAAGCATCGACCCTGATGGGCGCGAGCTGGCTCACGACGCTCCGCCGGGTGACCCTGCCGCTGCTGTTGCCGGGCATCCTTGCAGGGGCGTTCCTGGTCTTCATCCAGTCTCTCGACAATGTCTCGATCTCGCTGTTCCTCGCCGATCCCTCGACCACCGTGCTGCCACTGCGCATGTTCGCGCTGATCGAGGAAGGGCTCGACGTCCGCGTCGCTGCCATGTCCGGCATCCTCATCGTCGTGGTGCTGATCGGCCTGCTGATCGGCCGCCGTGCCCTCGGAAAATCCCAGACCTCATAG
- a CDS encoding phytanoyl-CoA dioxygenase family protein, whose protein sequence is MAETGLNLEQREQFARDGFVAIRGLIAPDEIAHIRETFMQAAANGPVPGLSDVPKARDGTPPSSNDPLAQFPRMMHPHKHADKAVGQVATRFMFDARIRPILASLFEEEPFAVQSMFYFKPPGARGQDLHQDNFYLRVKPGTCMAAWIAVDDADAGNGGMMCVPQTATLDIACPEQADPALFFTTEHVEPPDGLEPQMMELKAGDVLFFNGSVIHGSTPNTSADRFRRSLIFHYVPASTREISHWYDAMSFDGQEQAIAVNMEGGPCGTVQALPAGPH, encoded by the coding sequence ATGGCGGAGACGGGACTGAATTTGGAGCAGCGGGAACAGTTCGCCCGCGATGGCTTTGTTGCGATCCGAGGCCTGATCGCACCCGATGAAATCGCACATATCCGCGAGACATTCATGCAGGCGGCCGCCAATGGTCCGGTACCGGGCCTGTCCGACGTGCCCAAGGCGCGAGATGGCACGCCGCCCAGCAGCAATGATCCGCTGGCCCAATTCCCGCGCATGATGCATCCGCACAAGCATGCCGACAAAGCCGTGGGGCAAGTGGCCACGCGCTTCATGTTCGACGCGCGTATCCGCCCGATCCTTGCCAGCCTGTTCGAAGAAGAGCCGTTTGCCGTCCAATCCATGTTCTATTTCAAGCCGCCTGGGGCGCGGGGACAGGATCTGCACCAGGACAATTTCTACCTGCGGGTGAAGCCAGGCACCTGCATGGCTGCCTGGATTGCCGTCGACGATGCCGATGCCGGCAATGGCGGCATGATGTGCGTGCCCCAGACCGCGACGCTCGACATTGCCTGCCCGGAGCAGGCCGATCCGGCCCTGTTCTTCACTACCGAGCATGTCGAGCCGCCTGATGGACTCGAACCGCAGATGATGGAGCTCAAGGCCGGCGACGTGCTGTTCTTCAATGGCAGCGTCATCCACGGCTCGACGCCCAATACCAGCGCCGACCGCTTCCGCCGCTCGCTGATCTTCCACTACGTGCCGGCGAGCACCAGGGAGATCAGCCACTGGTACGACGCCATGAGCTTTGACGGACAAGAACAGGCCATTGCGGTCAACATGGAGGGCGGGCCCTGTGGCACGGTGCAGGCTTTGCCGGCGGGGCCGCATTAG
- a CDS encoding extracellular solute-binding protein: MTEFKLTRRQFGLLAASAAAAGLLPIPARAANGSLVAATFPGNWEDAYRRVLTPLVSEAGYDLTIAPALAQDQLAKVMASPGAPAYDTLLMSPGQMAIALENDLIQKIDTSRLSNWSKLDPAFQGEYGPTVTVEVNGIAYNPDLVPAPKGYADLFENPAYAGKVSWTGFGSNTAVMAYTQLAKIYGSGPEDMDAVFKLFADHPENLAGVVDSTNSQMSLYQQGEIAVFMCSTGNVAKLKSLGLNAEFVHPETGSPAAPVNIHLTKGSNNLDAAYAYMDAAISQAAQEQLTLPPTEMFPTNMDVALTPGIEAFVTRDTIPSLVYPDWALINKNRPDWIRAFDALVMG, encoded by the coding sequence ATGACTGAATTCAAACTCACTCGCCGCCAGTTCGGACTTCTCGCCGCCAGCGCTGCTGCTGCCGGCCTGCTGCCAATCCCCGCCCGCGCCGCCAATGGCAGCCTGGTCGCCGCGACTTTCCCGGGCAACTGGGAAGACGCCTATCGCCGCGTCCTGACTCCGTTGGTGTCGGAAGCCGGCTATGACCTGACCATTGCTCCGGCTTTGGCGCAGGACCAGTTGGCCAAGGTGATGGCCAGCCCCGGAGCCCCCGCCTATGACACCCTGCTGATGTCGCCCGGCCAGATGGCCATCGCGCTCGAAAACGACCTGATCCAGAAGATCGACACCAGCCGCCTCTCCAACTGGAGCAAGCTCGATCCGGCGTTCCAGGGCGAATACGGCCCGACCGTCACCGTCGAAGTCAATGGCATCGCCTACAATCCCGATCTGGTGCCGGCACCCAAGGGCTATGCCGACCTGTTCGAGAACCCCGCCTATGCCGGCAAGGTGTCCTGGACCGGATTTGGCTCCAACACCGCCGTGATGGCCTATACCCAGCTCGCCAAGATCTACGGCAGCGGCCCCGAGGACATGGACGCCGTGTTCAAGTTGTTTGCCGATCATCCGGAAAACCTGGCCGGCGTGGTCGACAGCACCAACAGCCAGATGTCGCTCTACCAGCAGGGTGAGATCGCGGTGTTCATGTGCAGCACCGGCAATGTCGCCAAGCTCAAGAGTCTTGGTCTCAATGCCGAGTTCGTGCATCCTGAGACCGGTTCGCCGGCGGCCCCTGTCAATATCCACCTGACCAAGGGCTCGAACAATCTCGATGCCGCCTATGCCTATATGGACGCCGCCATCTCCCAGGCAGCTCAGGAACAGTTGACCCTTCCGCCCACCGAGATGTTCCCGACCAATATGGACGTTGCCCTCACGCCTGGCATTGAAGCCTTTGTGACGCGCGACACCATCCCTTCGCTGGTCTATCCGGATTGGGCCTTGATCAACAAGAACCGCCCCGACTGGATCCGCGCCTTCGACGCCCTGGTCATGGGCTAA
- a CDS encoding ABC transporter permease — MRASGFPFLVPMLALSVAFFALPLALLFAYSFAGETGPSLENYARFLGDPFNFRVLLNTARLGFETVLSTTLLGIPIALLFWHSGQRTRQVIIFLTLIPMLTSNVVRTFAWIVILGRQGPISETLMALGLTGAPISLMFTEFGLILAMTQIDLPLIILPLVAILSRLPRNLTEAAEVSGAGPWRVMVTVLLPLMVPALLAGWILVYASTSASFVTQAVIGGARNVYVPQLIYREVGTLFDWPLASAIAVVLLFTTGILLLALSMLSRHRRLVGHG, encoded by the coding sequence ATGCGGGCGAGCGGCTTTCCATTCCTCGTGCCTATGCTGGCATTGTCGGTGGCCTTCTTCGCACTGCCGCTCGCTCTGCTCTTTGCCTACAGTTTTGCGGGTGAAACCGGGCCATCACTGGAGAACTACGCCAGGTTCCTCGGCGACCCCTTCAATTTCCGCGTGCTGCTCAACACCGCCCGTCTCGGCTTCGAGACGGTACTGAGCACGACGTTGCTCGGCATCCCCATCGCGCTGCTGTTCTGGCATAGCGGACAGCGCACGCGACAGGTCATCATCTTCCTGACGCTGATCCCGATGCTCACCAGCAATGTCGTGCGTACCTTCGCCTGGATCGTCATTCTCGGGCGCCAAGGCCCGATTAGCGAAACGCTTATGGCACTTGGGCTAACCGGCGCGCCGATCAGCCTGATGTTCACCGAGTTTGGTCTGATACTGGCAATGACGCAGATAGACCTGCCGCTGATCATCCTGCCGCTGGTGGCCATCCTTTCGCGGTTGCCGCGCAACCTCACCGAGGCGGCAGAGGTCTCGGGGGCTGGTCCGTGGCGCGTGATGGTGACGGTGCTGCTGCCACTGATGGTCCCGGCACTGCTGGCGGGCTGGATCCTGGTCTATGCCAGCACCAGCGCCTCCTTCGTCACCCAAGCCGTCATCGGCGGCGCCCGCAATGTCTACGTCCCGCAACTGATCTATCGCGAAGTCGGCACCCTGTTCGACTGGCCGCTAGCCTCGGCTATCGCCGTCGTCCTGCTCTTCACCACCGGCATCCTGTTGCTGGCCCTCAGCATGCTGTCCCGTCACCGGAGGCTCGTCGGTCATGGCTAG
- a CDS encoding helix-turn-helix domain-containing protein codes for MTVAAETPHRAVLSLLTGHFHETSGYRAVRRQGVGDWLLIHTVAGRGRFGHAGGELIAEPGDWVLLRPGTPHDYGVETSLQRWDLVWAHFQPRADWLAWLNWPEQAAGLMRLHVEDEAFGAQFLAVHGLLGSQRLRSDALAMNALEALLLRLDEHNVEGRAKSGDPRIHQAMDFLDRHLAEKLLIDDVADGVGLSPSRLAHLFKQQTGQTVQGYLEARRMQVAADLLRRTSFPIKQVAAAAGFESQFYFSQRFSRWTGLSPLAFRRDGH; via the coding sequence ATGACCGTCGCAGCCGAAACCCCCCATAGAGCCGTCCTGAGCCTGCTCACTGGACACTTCCATGAGACATCAGGCTATCGCGCCGTGCGACGGCAAGGCGTTGGCGACTGGCTGCTGATTCACACCGTCGCTGGTCGCGGTCGCTTCGGCCATGCCGGGGGCGAGCTGATTGCGGAGCCCGGCGACTGGGTGTTGCTGCGGCCGGGCACGCCGCACGACTATGGCGTCGAAACATCCCTTCAGCGCTGGGACCTCGTTTGGGCACATTTCCAGCCGCGGGCCGACTGGCTGGCCTGGCTGAACTGGCCGGAGCAAGCGGCTGGTCTGATGCGGCTGCATGTCGAGGACGAGGCGTTCGGGGCGCAGTTTCTTGCAGTGCATGGCCTGCTTGGCAGCCAGCGGCTCCGATCCGATGCGCTGGCCATGAACGCATTGGAGGCGCTGCTGCTCAGGCTCGACGAGCACAATGTCGAGGGGCGGGCCAAATCGGGCGATCCGCGAATTCACCAAGCCATGGACTTCCTTGACCGCCATCTGGCGGAAAAACTGCTGATCGACGATGTGGCCGACGGTGTCGGACTATCGCCGTCTCGGCTGGCGCATCTGTTCAAGCAGCAGACGGGGCAGACTGTGCAGGGCTACCTTGAGGCGCGGCGCATGCAGGTGGCGGCGGACCTGTTGCGCCGCACCAGCTTTCCCATCAAGCAGGTTGCGGCGGCGGCCGGCTTCGAGAGCCAGTTCTACTTCTCGCAACGCTTCAGTCGCTGGACGGGACTGTCGCCATTGGCGTTTCGCAGGGACGGCCACTAG
- a CDS encoding ABC transporter ATP-binding protein has product MTELIANALSVRGLTHSYGGAAAVDDVSFTVPAGEIAALLGPSGCGKSTVLRAIAGLIAPRSGSIELGATNLASLPARERGIGMVFQNYALFPHLTVAENIAYPLACQHVPRTERRERVAEMLDLVQLGEYGKRLPRELSGGQQQRVAVARAIAPRPSLLLLDEPFGALDRALRFDLQVEMLHLQKTLGITTLIVTHDQEEAQSLASSLVLMNKGRIEQIDTPMAVYDRPQTLFVNSFIGQANQFEATVEALETNATTLRLRSGEVLSLPRRLDFATGAAVVATCRPEHVFLVDAPAANTMTATVGVSVPLGAILVHDLILPNGGELRASQSRGPETRIPASGSTVFASIDTARCHVFPAQAGMPSA; this is encoded by the coding sequence ATGACCGAGCTCATCGCCAACGCCCTGTCCGTCCGAGGGCTGACGCATAGCTATGGCGGCGCTGCCGCTGTCGATGACGTGTCGTTCACCGTCCCGGCCGGCGAGATTGCGGCGCTGCTCGGCCCCAGCGGTTGCGGCAAGTCGACCGTGCTGCGCGCCATTGCCGGGCTCATCGCTCCGCGCAGCGGCAGCATCGAGCTGGGCGCGACCAACCTGGCCAGTCTGCCGGCACGAGAGCGTGGCATCGGCATGGTGTTCCAGAATTACGCATTGTTCCCCCATCTGACCGTCGCCGAAAACATCGCCTATCCCCTGGCCTGCCAGCATGTCCCTCGGACAGAACGCCGCGAGCGAGTCGCCGAAATGCTCGACCTGGTGCAGCTCGGCGAATACGGCAAGCGCCTGCCGCGCGAGCTGTCGGGCGGACAGCAGCAGCGCGTTGCCGTGGCCCGCGCCATCGCACCCCGGCCATCGCTGCTACTGCTCGACGAACCCTTCGGGGCGCTCGACCGGGCGCTGCGCTTCGATCTGCAGGTCGAGATGCTGCACCTGCAGAAGACACTCGGCATCACCACACTGATCGTCACCCACGACCAGGAGGAGGCGCAGAGCCTCGCCAGTTCGCTGGTGCTGATGAACAAGGGCCGCATCGAGCAGATCGATACGCCGATGGCCGTCTATGACCGGCCGCAGACCCTGTTCGTCAATAGCTTCATCGGCCAGGCCAACCAGTTCGAGGCGACGGTCGAGGCCCTTGAAACCAACGCAACGACGCTCCGCCTGCGCTCCGGCGAGGTTCTATCCCTGCCACGCAGGTTGGATTTCGCCACCGGCGCCGCCGTGGTCGCCACCTGTCGGCCTGAGCACGTGTTTCTGGTCGATGCGCCCGCCGCCAACACGATGACGGCCACCGTCGGTGTCTCGGTGCCGCTCGGCGCAATCCTCGTCCACGACCTCATCCTTCCTAACGGTGGCGAGCTGCGTGCCAGCCAGTCGCGCGGACCGGAAACCCGTATCCCGGCCTCCGGCTCCACCGTCTTTGCCAGCATCGACACCGCGCGATGCCACGTCTTTCCGGCCCAGGCCGGGATGCCTTCTGCCTGA
- a CDS encoding helix-turn-helix domain-containing protein, translating to MTVETVSLTRSVRERAPRPTPRPDRSFYSSGKAFGRFGIRSFAPQIMPQPHSHGHIEFNWLTQGTMDYAFDGGPVAVGSNRLIAFWAGIPHQTVGLTDIADGRQLNIYLPMDAFLEMPQLGRLTETLMGGGVIQLNPDCIGLETLDRWHQDYRSGNALRTDIVRAEIGTMFRRAAITGWDELLPAWVEDVGSRTRTGSPVRYVVRMVRHIVENITEPLSAESIADVVGLHPNYATNLFTKVMHISVVKFVTRMRLIRARSLLFDGSLSIANVAFQSGFVSQTQFYEHFRKAYGMTPSQMRKDTIEG from the coding sequence ATGACTGTTGAGACAGTGTCCCTGACGCGTTCCGTGCGCGAGCGCGCACCCCGACCCACGCCGCGGCCGGACCGCAGCTTCTATTCGTCCGGGAAGGCTTTCGGCCGTTTCGGCATCCGCTCCTTCGCGCCCCAGATCATGCCACAACCACATAGCCATGGGCATATCGAATTCAACTGGCTGACCCAGGGGACGATGGATTACGCCTTCGATGGCGGGCCGGTGGCCGTCGGTTCGAACCGGTTGATCGCCTTCTGGGCCGGTATCCCGCACCAGACAGTAGGACTGACGGACATCGCCGATGGCCGCCAGCTCAACATCTACCTGCCGATGGATGCCTTCCTCGAAATGCCGCAGCTTGGCCGCCTCACCGAAACGCTGATGGGCGGCGGCGTCATCCAGCTCAACCCCGATTGCATCGGCCTCGAAACACTGGATCGCTGGCACCAGGACTATCGCAGCGGCAACGCCCTGCGCACCGACATCGTCCGCGCTGAGATCGGCACCATGTTCCGGCGCGCCGCCATCACCGGCTGGGACGAGCTGCTGCCCGCCTGGGTCGAGGACGTCGGCTCGCGCACCCGAACCGGCTCGCCGGTCCGCTATGTGGTCCGCATGGTGCGCCACATCGTCGAAAACATCACCGAGCCGCTGAGCGCCGAGAGCATCGCCGATGTGGTTGGCCTGCATCCCAACTATGCCACCAACCTCTTCACCAAGGTGATGCATATCTCGGTGGTCAAGTTCGTCACCCGCATGCGCCTGATCCGCGCCCGCTCGCTGCTGTTCGACGGCAGCCTCTCCATTGCCAACGTGGCATTCCAGTCCGGCTTTGTGAGCCAGACCCAATTCTACGAGCACTTCCGCAAGGCCTATGGCATGACTCCGAGCCAGATGCGCAAGGACACCATTGAGGGCTAG
- the ychF gene encoding redox-regulated ATPase YchF codes for MGFKMGIVGLPNVGKSTLFNAVTRTAAAAAANFPFCTIEPNVGDVPVPDARLQKLATIGKSVNVLPARMSFVDIAGLVKGASKGEGLGNQFLANIRECDAIAYVLRCFEDGNIIHVNNKVDPLADAEVVETELMLADLESLEKRRTGVEKKAKGNDKDAKVTLDLIDRALVLLREGKSARFVERSAEEEKAFQELQLLTSKPVLYVCNVDEGSAEHGNDMSKAVEAYAHANGAGVVIISAEIESQLAQLPDAEQAEYLESLGLHEAGLNRLIREAYALLGLQTYFTVGPKETRAWTIHKGDKAPAAAGVIHSDFERGFIRAQTIGYEDFVTLGGEVAAKEAGKARDEGKEYVVKDGDVMLFKFNT; via the coding sequence ATGGGTTTCAAGATGGGCATCGTCGGCCTGCCGAATGTCGGCAAGTCGACCCTCTTCAATGCGGTGACCCGCACCGCCGCTGCGGCTGCGGCAAACTTCCCGTTCTGCACCATCGAGCCCAATGTGGGCGACGTCCCGGTACCGGATGCGCGGTTGCAGAAGCTGGCGACCATCGGCAAGTCGGTCAACGTGCTGCCGGCGCGCATGAGCTTTGTCGATATTGCGGGCCTGGTGAAGGGCGCATCAAAGGGTGAGGGCCTGGGCAACCAGTTCCTCGCCAATATCCGCGAATGCGACGCCATTGCTTATGTGCTGCGCTGCTTCGAGGACGGCAACATCATCCACGTCAACAACAAGGTCGACCCGCTGGCCGATGCCGAAGTGGTGGAAACCGAATTGATGCTGGCCGATCTCGAAAGCCTCGAGAAGCGCCGCACGGGCGTCGAAAAGAAGGCCAAGGGCAATGACAAGGACGCCAAGGTCACACTGGACCTGATCGACCGCGCGCTGGTGCTGCTGCGCGAGGGCAAGTCAGCCCGTTTCGTCGAGCGCTCTGCCGAAGAAGAAAAGGCGTTCCAGGAACTGCAGCTGCTGACGTCCAAGCCAGTGCTTTACGTCTGCAACGTGGACGAAGGCTCGGCCGAGCATGGCAATGACATGAGCAAGGCCGTCGAGGCCTATGCCCATGCCAATGGCGCAGGTGTGGTCATCATTTCGGCCGAGATCGAGAGCCAGCTGGCGCAGCTTCCCGATGCCGAGCAGGCCGAATACCTGGAATCGCTGGGCCTTCATGAAGCCGGCCTCAATCGCCTGATCCGCGAGGCCTATGCGCTGCTGGGCCTGCAGACCTACTTTACCGTCGGCCCCAAAGAGACGCGCGCCTGGACCATCCACAAGGGCGACAAGGCCCCAGCGGCAGCCGGCGTCATCCACTCCGACTTCGAACGCGGCTTCATCCGCGCCCAGACCATCGGCTACGAGGATTTCGTGACGCTGGGCGGCGAGGTGGCGGCCAAGGAAGCGGGCAAGGCCCGCGACGAAGGCAAGGAATATGTCGTCAAGGACGGCGACGTGATGCTGTTCAAGTTTAATACTTAG
- a CDS encoding flavin reductase family protein, producing MDQLAATHTHFDFAALDARQRYKLLIGTVIPRPIALITTLGLDGKANAGPFSFFNVLTHDPAIVAIGVENYSDASFKDTARNIRETGEFTVHIVDQALAAQMEICAIKFGPDVDELAEAGLETVPGQMVRSPRILAAPAALECRRYMTLEVGKAREIILGEVVGLYVRSDAIDPSNLHIDQHAMDAIGRLGGHSYTRTQDQFEAKTPTALEWESAKRCAG from the coding sequence ATGGATCAACTGGCCGCCACGCACACCCATTTCGACTTTGCCGCGCTCGATGCGCGGCAAAGATACAAGCTGCTGATCGGTACCGTGATACCGCGGCCGATCGCGCTCATCACGACGCTCGGTCTCGATGGCAAGGCCAATGCCGGCCCGTTCAGCTTCTTCAATGTGCTCACGCACGACCCGGCCATCGTGGCCATCGGCGTCGAGAACTATTCGGATGCCAGCTTCAAGGACACGGCGCGCAACATCCGCGAGACGGGCGAGTTCACCGTCCACATCGTGGACCAGGCCTTGGCCGCGCAGATGGAAATTTGCGCCATCAAGTTTGGGCCAGACGTGGATGAACTGGCCGAAGCCGGCCTTGAAACCGTCCCCGGACAAATGGTCCGCAGCCCGCGGATTCTCGCCGCGCCAGCAGCGCTGGAATGCCGCCGCTACATGACTCTTGAAGTCGGCAAAGCCCGCGAGATCATCCTTGGCGAAGTCGTCGGCCTCTACGTCCGCTCCGACGCCATCGACCCGAGCAACCTGCATATCGACCAGCACGCCATGGACGCCATCGGCCGCCTCGGCGGGCATAGCTATACCCGTACGCAGGATCAGTTCGAAGCAAAGACGCCCACGGCGCTTGAGTGGGAGAGCGCCAAGCGATGTGCAGGGTGA